One genomic segment of uncultured Fibrobacter sp. includes these proteins:
- a CDS encoding NUDIX hydrolase: MEFESIEKIHQGKFITRYDIHYKTVSGKPKTYEMISRNPDITGLKDMLEKKPHAVVMIMHDCTGQKLLLCKEYRMAVGESIYNFPAGLIDPGETYEEAAARELREETGLSLMRIDEVWKPSYSAVGFSNERNVVVLGVAGGEIRPSDSELEEIQAQWFDKKQIREILKDERLSARTQTYCALWSRV; encoded by the coding sequence ATGGAATTTGAATCGATTGAAAAAATCCACCAGGGCAAATTCATTACCCGCTACGATATTCACTATAAGACTGTCAGCGGCAAGCCCAAGACTTATGAAATGATCAGCCGCAATCCCGACATTACGGGCCTCAAGGACATGCTTGAAAAGAAACCGCATGCGGTCGTGATGATTATGCATGACTGCACCGGTCAAAAGCTCCTGCTTTGCAAGGAATACCGCATGGCCGTGGGTGAGAGCATTTACAACTTTCCGGCAGGTCTGATCGATCCCGGCGAAACCTACGAAGAAGCGGCTGCCCGCGAACTCCGCGAAGAAACGGGCCTTTCGCTTATGCGCATCGACGAAGTCTGGAAACCGAGCTATTCCGCCGTCGGTTTTTCTAACGAGCGAAATGTGGTCGTTTTAGGCGTGGCCGGTGGCGAAATCCGTCCGAGCGATTCTGAACTCGAAGAAATTCAAGCGCAGTGGTTTGACAAGAAACAAATCCGCGAAATCCTAAAAGACGAACGCCTCTCCGCCCGCACGCAGACCTATTGCGCCCTCTGGAGCCGTGTTTAA
- a CDS encoding epoxyqueuosine reductase QueH, with amino-acid sequence MEPQQSNAPKHNYQRDLDYIIRRLERTGEVPTLLLHACCAPCSSYTIEYLSQYFKITLFYYNPNIAPDEEYRHRVEEIKRFVAEFKTKYPVTLIEGEYDPKKFYDVARGLENEPEGGARCRKCFELRLAESARLARELSCEYFTTTLTISPMKNAQVLNEVVQEQCDIYGIKRLPSDFKKKGGYKRSIQLSAEYNLYRQNYCGCAYSKRDAEKRDSEKGDSGSEAGMTSGQPNL; translated from the coding sequence ATGGAACCGCAGCAGTCCAACGCCCCCAAGCACAATTACCAGCGCGATTTGGATTATATTATCCGCAGGCTGGAACGCACCGGCGAAGTGCCGACGCTTTTGTTGCATGCCTGCTGTGCGCCCTGTAGCAGCTACACCATTGAATACTTGTCGCAGTACTTCAAGATTACGCTTTTCTACTATAATCCGAATATCGCGCCGGACGAAGAATACCGCCACCGCGTCGAAGAAATCAAGCGTTTCGTTGCCGAATTCAAGACCAAGTATCCGGTCACGCTGATTGAAGGCGAATACGACCCGAAAAAATTCTACGATGTCGCGCGCGGGCTCGAAAATGAACCCGAAGGCGGCGCGCGCTGCCGCAAGTGTTTCGAGCTTCGCCTTGCCGAATCAGCTAGACTCGCCCGCGAACTGAGCTGCGAATACTTTACCACCACGCTTACGATTAGCCCCATGAAAAATGCGCAGGTGCTGAACGAAGTGGTGCAGGAGCAGTGCGATATTTACGGAATCAAGCGCCTGCCCAGCGACTTCAAGAAGAAGGGCGGATACAAGCGTTCTATTCAGCTTTCGGCAGAATACAATTTGTATAGGCAGAATTATTGCGGGTGCGCGTATTCAAAGCGAGATGCTGAGAAACGAGATTCCGAGAAAGGAGATTCCGGCTCGGAGGCCGGAATGACATCAGGACAACCCAATCTATAG
- a CDS encoding aminotransferase class I/II-fold pyridoxal phosphate-dependent enzyme, whose protein sequence is MKPLSNRTEHFTESVIRHMTRIANACGAINLSQGFPDFDPPKALQDRLAEVAHTGPHQYALTIGAQNFREALSKKQERFSGLRYDPQTEMVITCGSTEAMMVSMMSICNPGDKVVIFSPFYENYTADTILSGATPIYVPLDPHDFTFDANVLEDAMKQPGVKALVLCNPSNPSGKVFTREELQIIADLAIKYDLYVITDEVYEHIIFAPHHHTYLATLPGMRERTIECSSLSKSYSITGWRLGYVLAAEPVMNCIKKIHDFTVVGAASPLQETALTALNFGDDYYAELQAHYTHMKEIFTGGLRNLGFKFTEPQGTYFVMMDISEFGYKSDDQFCIDLAQKVGVAAVPGSSFFREPVNHLIRFHFAKKDETLYDALNRLEGLRKKLL, encoded by the coding sequence ATGAAACCTTTAAGCAATCGTACTGAACATTTTACGGAATCGGTCATTCGTCACATGACGCGCATTGCAAACGCTTGTGGCGCCATCAACCTCTCGCAGGGCTTCCCGGATTTTGATCCGCCCAAAGCCTTGCAAGACCGCCTAGCCGAAGTCGCCCACACGGGCCCGCATCAGTACGCGCTTACCATCGGTGCGCAGAATTTCCGCGAAGCGCTTTCTAAAAAGCAGGAACGCTTCAGCGGCCTGCGTTACGACCCGCAAACCGAAATGGTCATCACCTGCGGCAGCACCGAAGCCATGATGGTTTCGATGATGTCGATTTGCAATCCGGGCGATAAGGTGGTCATCTTCTCGCCGTTCTACGAAAACTACACTGCCGATACGATTCTGAGTGGAGCGACTCCGATTTATGTTCCGCTCGATCCGCACGATTTCACCTTCGATGCAAACGTCCTCGAAGATGCCATGAAGCAGCCGGGCGTGAAGGCGCTCGTACTTTGCAATCCGTCGAACCCGAGCGGAAAAGTCTTTACCCGCGAAGAGTTGCAGATTATTGCCGACCTCGCCATCAAATATGATTTGTATGTAATCACTGACGAAGTCTACGAACATATCATATTTGCTCCGCACCATCATACTTATTTGGCGACGCTTCCGGGAATGCGCGAACGCACTATCGAATGTTCCAGCCTTTCCAAGAGCTATTCCATTACGGGCTGGCGCTTGGGCTATGTGCTCGCTGCCGAACCCGTCATGAATTGCATCAAGAAAATTCATGACTTCACGGTGGTGGGCGCCGCTTCGCCGCTGCAAGAAACCGCGCTTACCGCTCTCAATTTCGGCGACGATTACTACGCGGAACTGCAGGCGCATTACACGCACATGAAGGAAATTTTCACGGGCGGCCTGCGCAATCTAGGTTTCAAGTTCACCGAGCCGCAGGGCACGTACTTCGTGATGATGGATATCAGCGAATTCGGCTACAAGTCCGATGACCAGTTCTGTATCGACCTTGCGCAAAAAGTGGGTGTCGCCGCAGTGCCGGGTTCCAGCTTTTTCCGCGAACCGGTGAATCACCTGATCCGCTTCCACTTCGCCAAGAAAGACGAAACTCTCTACGACGCACTTAACCGCTTAGAAGGTTTACGTAAAAAGCTACTATAG
- a CDS encoding YgiQ family radical SAM protein has translation MYDPRFLPICKEDLDELGWDYVDVIIISADAYVDHPCFGHAVVGRLFEHEGLRVAILPQPNWRDDLRDFKKLGKPRMFFAISSGMDSMVNHYTAAKRLRSDDAFTPGNKAGFRPDYATYTYAKILKKLYPDVPLLIGGLESSLRRVTHYDYWSDRLKPSILFDTQADILVYGMGEKPLKEIVRLLKKGVPFSSLHSIPQTAYLAPKGQIPTTKQWEDLRLYSYEECLANKRNQIENCRRVDIECNKWFQRRILQDVAEQTVVINPAYPPLEYGELDESFEYPYAREPHPRYRKRGNVPAFDMIKFSINTHRGCFGGCSFCAINAHQGKFIASRSRESILREVDLITKMDGFAGTITDLGGPSANMYNMRGRDPSRCQKCARPSCLTPKVCDNMDTHHHELLELYREVRNHPKVKHLFIGSGVRYDMLLQETDDKELIRDHEEYARELIDYHVSGRLKVAPEHTSDAVLKLMRKPSFTLFHKFKEFFDDECKRIGKRQQIIPYFISSHPGCTEADMAELALETKQLGFQLEQVQDFTPTPMTIATEMFYSEMTPDGKPLYVAKTPEQKRSQRQFFFWYIPENRPQIRATLERLKLGKIGRLLLSRSAKAEGKEFFPSKEREENEEYRQREQQKREQRAVTIVPQKSGDKGRWENSARKERRAAQFGDPRNDRREGRRDDNRERRDFRDENRNNNFGSGERKSFHSDRKFNGNKGRDFNKNGGKSRQDNNRNNSPVQFSSFKRGR, from the coding sequence ATGTACGATCCGCGCTTTTTACCCATCTGCAAAGAAGACCTGGACGAACTCGGCTGGGACTATGTCGATGTGATTATCATTAGCGCGGACGCCTACGTGGACCACCCTTGCTTTGGGCATGCCGTGGTCGGCCGCCTTTTCGAGCACGAAGGCTTACGCGTGGCAATTTTACCGCAGCCGAACTGGCGCGACGACTTGCGTGATTTCAAGAAACTCGGCAAGCCCCGCATGTTCTTCGCAATTTCAAGCGGTATGGATTCCATGGTGAACCATTACACCGCCGCCAAGCGCCTGCGTAGCGACGATGCTTTTACGCCGGGAAACAAGGCAGGGTTCCGCCCCGATTACGCGACTTACACGTACGCCAAGATTTTAAAGAAGCTCTACCCCGACGTTCCGCTGCTGATTGGCGGGCTTGAATCGAGCCTGCGTCGCGTAACGCATTACGACTACTGGAGCGACAGACTTAAGCCGAGCATTCTGTTTGATACGCAAGCCGACATTCTCGTGTACGGCATGGGCGAAAAGCCGCTGAAAGAAATCGTACGACTCTTGAAGAAGGGCGTACCCTTCTCCAGCCTGCATTCGATTCCGCAGACCGCTTACCTTGCACCCAAGGGCCAAATCCCTACGACCAAGCAGTGGGAAGACTTGCGCCTGTATAGTTACGAGGAATGCCTCGCCAACAAGCGCAATCAAATCGAGAACTGCCGCAGAGTGGACATTGAATGCAACAAGTGGTTCCAGCGCCGCATTCTGCAAGACGTCGCCGAACAGACCGTGGTGATTAACCCCGCGTACCCGCCGCTGGAATACGGCGAACTTGACGAAAGTTTTGAATACCCCTACGCCCGCGAACCGCACCCGCGTTACAGAAAGCGCGGCAACGTGCCTGCGTTCGACATGATCAAGTTCAGCATCAACACACACCGCGGCTGTTTTGGCGGTTGCAGTTTTTGCGCCATCAACGCGCACCAGGGCAAATTCATTGCGAGCCGTAGCCGCGAAAGCATTCTGCGCGAAGTGGATTTGATTACGAAGATGGACGGCTTTGCCGGCACCATCACCGATTTGGGCGGTCCGAGCGCCAACATGTACAACATGCGCGGTCGCGACCCGAGCCGTTGTCAAAAGTGCGCACGCCCCAGTTGCCTGACCCCGAAAGTCTGCGACAACATGGACACGCACCATCACGAGCTTTTGGAACTTTATCGCGAAGTGCGCAACCACCCGAAGGTGAAGCACCTGTTCATCGGAAGTGGCGTGCGTTACGACATGCTGTTGCAAGAAACCGATGACAAGGAACTGATTCGCGACCACGAAGAATATGCCCGCGAGCTCATCGACTATCATGTGAGCGGACGCCTGAAGGTGGCACCGGAGCATACGAGTGACGCCGTGCTCAAGCTGATGCGCAAGCCGAGCTTTACGCTGTTCCACAAGTTCAAGGAATTCTTCGACGACGAATGCAAGCGCATCGGAAAGCGCCAGCAGATTATTCCTTACTTTATCAGTAGCCACCCCGGCTGTACCGAGGCCGACATGGCGGAACTTGCACTCGAGACAAAGCAGCTCGGATTCCAGCTGGAACAGGTGCAGGACTTTACGCCGACACCGATGACAATCGCTACTGAAATGTTCTACAGCGAAATGACACCGGACGGCAAGCCGCTTTACGTGGCGAAAACGCCGGAACAGAAGCGCAGCCAGCGTCAGTTCTTCTTCTGGTATATTCCGGAAAACCGCCCGCAGATTCGTGCGACGCTCGAACGCTTAAAACTCGGCAAGATTGGCCGACTGCTCTTAAGCCGCAGCGCAAAGGCTGAAGGCAAGGAATTCTTCCCGAGCAAGGAACGCGAAGAAAACGAAGAATACCGCCAGCGCGAACAGCAGAAACGCGAGCAGCGGGCCGTCACCATCGTGCCGCAAAAGTCCGGCGACAAGGGCCGCTGGGAAAACTCCGCCCGCAAAGAACGCCGCGCCGCACAGTTTGGCGATCCGCGCAATGACAGGCGCGAAGGTCGTCGCGATGACAATCGCGAACGCCGCGACTTCCGTGACGAAAACCGCAACAACAATTTCGGAAGCGGTGAGCGAAAGAGTTTCCATAGCGACCGCAAGTTTAACGGCAACAAGGGGCGCGACTTCAATAAAAATGGCGGCAAGAGCCGCCAGGATAACAATCGCAACAACTCCCCCGTTCAATTCAGTTCGTTTAAACGGGGAAGGTAG
- a CDS encoding 50S ribosomal protein L11 methyltransferase, translating into MQKIDTWYKAEGYCPAEEFEIASYLLFEAGVATLEELDPKEEGRTDFCFYTGDKAERDRIVNEFPQYHFTLSDEPAKDWDKWWRDRAQPVSVSPHLWVRPPWVEFTPDDPKAVVLELEAKTAFGTGEHDTTSSCATLMESVDFNGKTVLDIGTGTGILAMYARRLGAKLAVGTEIDPLTIPCIAENFERNGFKESDCILGFLDAFKDGAKFDVILCNMIRSELWPLRDDIEDLLAAGGELIISGQLLTEKDYILKWFEEAGFKVVQERVSGEWWSVLARS; encoded by the coding sequence ATGCAAAAAATTGATACCTGGTACAAGGCCGAGGGCTATTGCCCTGCCGAAGAATTTGAAATCGCAAGCTACCTGCTTTTTGAAGCTGGCGTGGCTACGCTTGAAGAATTGGACCCGAAAGAAGAAGGCCGTACGGACTTCTGTTTTTATACCGGCGACAAGGCCGAACGTGACCGTATCGTAAACGAATTTCCGCAGTATCATTTTACGCTGAGCGATGAACCCGCGAAGGATTGGGACAAGTGGTGGCGCGACCGTGCGCAGCCGGTGTCTGTTTCCCCGCATTTGTGGGTGCGTCCGCCTTGGGTAGAATTTACGCCTGATGACCCGAAGGCTGTGGTGCTTGAACTCGAAGCCAAGACCGCTTTCGGTACCGGCGAACACGATACTACTAGCAGCTGCGCCACTTTGATGGAATCGGTCGATTTCAACGGCAAGACGGTGCTCGACATTGGAACGGGTACGGGCATTTTGGCCATGTACGCTCGTCGCTTGGGCGCAAAGCTCGCGGTCGGTACTGAAATTGACCCGCTCACGATTCCCTGCATTGCCGAAAACTTTGAACGCAATGGCTTCAAGGAAAGCGACTGCATTCTCGGATTCCTGGATGCTTTCAAGGACGGCGCCAAGTTCGACGTTATTCTCTGCAACATGATCCGCAGTGAACTCTGGCCGCTCCGCGATGACATCGAAGACCTGCTTGCCGCAGGCGGTGAACTTATTATCTCGGGCCAGCTCCTCACCGAAAAGGATTATATCCTCAAGTGGTTCGAAGAAGCCGGCTTCAAGGTTGTGCAGGAACGTGTCAGTGGAGAGTGGTGGAGTGTGTTAGCGCGCTCTTAA